In Gracilibacillus salitolerans, the sequence ATTGCGATTATTCATAAGAAACCAACACCTGTTCAAATTGTTCATGTAGATTATCCGAAAAGAAGTGCAGCAGTTATTAAAGAAGCATACTTTAAACAAGCATCAACTACGGATTATAATGGACTATATAAAGGAAAGCATATTGATTTTGAAGCAAAGGAAACAAAAAACAAACACTCCTTTCCGCTCAATAACATTCACCAACATCAGATAGATCATATGAAACACATAGTAAATCATGGTGGAATTTGCTTTCTATTAATTCGTTTTAGTGTAAGTCAAGAAACATTCTTATTCCCTGCTGAAGAGCTATTTCCCTATTGGGATCAGCAGTATAATGGTGGTAGAAAATCTATTCGTTATGAAACTGTGAAAAAGCTAGGTTATATAATACCCATTCGATATCAAGCAAAAGTAGATTACTTGGCTGTTATTGACAAGTATTATATGGAGAACGGAGGAACAACTAATGGCAGATAAAAGCCAATCAAGAATGGAAAGAAGAAAACAGTTAAAACAAAAGAATACAAAGAACAAACCAATATGGAAAAAAATAATGAAATATGCACTAATCGCCGTTTTAGTAATCGGTTTAGGTATTGGCGCATTATTTACGTATTATATTGCTTCGGCGCCAGACCTAGATGCTGAGTTATTATCGGATCCAGCATCAACAAACCTTTATGATATTAATGGTGATACATTTGCTAAACTAGGAGCAGAGAAGAGAACAAAAATAGAGTATGATGACATGCCTTCTGTGTTATTGAATGCGATACTAGCTACAGAAGATGTTCGATTCCACGACCATATCGGAATTGACTTCAGGCGGATTGGTGGAGCTGTCATTGCGAACTTCCGAGAGGGATTTGGAGCTCAAGGTGCTAGTACGATTACCCAACAAGTTGTGAAGGGCTCATTCCTGACAAATGATAAGAAATTAAAACGTAAAGTGCAGGAACAATGGCTTGCATTACAACTTGATCGAGTATATTCCAAAGAAGAAATTATGGAAATGTATGTTAACAAAATCTATTATGGTTCTGGTGCTTATGGTGTAGCAATGGCAGCAGAAATATACTTTGGTAAAACAGACCTTGATGATTTAACTCTCGCGGAAGCAGCAATCTTAGCTGGATTACCACAACGACCAACAGCCTATGACCCGTTTGTTAACCCTGATTTAACCAAAGAAAGAATGAATACTGTACTTAACTATATGGTGCAGCATAATAAAATTAGT encodes:
- the recU gene encoding Holliday junction resolvase RecU; its protein translation is MQYPNGKKSSAFSKLNHSIQTVYSNRGMSLEEDINDTNQYYLTNDIAIIHKKPTPVQIVHVDYPKRSAAVIKEAYFKQASTTDYNGLYKGKHIDFEAKETKNKHSFPLNNIHQHQIDHMKHIVNHGGICFLLIRFSVSQETFLFPAEELFPYWDQQYNGGRKSIRYETVKKLGYIIPIRYQAKVDYLAVIDKYYMENGGTTNGR